In one Pseudomonas sp. 31-12 genomic region, the following are encoded:
- the miaA gene encoding tRNA (adenosine(37)-N6)-dimethylallyltransferase MiaA yields MSQLPPAIFLMGPTAAGKTDLAIELTKVLPCELISVDSALVYRGMDIGTAKPSKEILAEFPHRLIDILDPAESYSAADFRRDALEAMAEITSRGKIPLLVGGTMLYYKALVEGLAEMPAADPEVRAQIEEEAARLGWQALHEQLALVDPVSAARIHPNDPQRLSRALEVYRVSGQSMTELRLRQSAQSTEAAASGLQQLPYTVANLAIAPANRQVLHERIKQRFTVMLEQGFIDEVVALRKRSDLHSGLPSIRAVGYRQVWDYLDGKLTQAEMQERGIIATRQLAKRQFTWLRSWADLHWLDSLDCDNLPRALKYLGTISILS; encoded by the coding sequence ATGAGCCAGCTTCCACCTGCGATTTTCCTGATGGGCCCGACCGCAGCGGGCAAGACTGATCTGGCGATCGAGCTGACCAAGGTCCTGCCGTGCGAGCTGATCAGTGTCGATTCGGCACTGGTCTATCGCGGCATGGACATCGGCACCGCCAAGCCTTCGAAAGAGATCCTGGCCGAGTTTCCGCACCGGTTGATCGATATTCTCGACCCGGCGGAGAGCTATTCGGCGGCGGATTTTCGTCGTGATGCACTTGAGGCGATGGCCGAGATCACTTCTCGGGGCAAAATTCCGCTGCTTGTAGGCGGCACGATGCTCTACTACAAGGCTTTGGTCGAAGGACTGGCGGAAATGCCGGCGGCCGATCCCGAGGTTCGCGCGCAGATCGAAGAAGAGGCTGCACGCCTTGGCTGGCAAGCCCTGCACGAACAATTGGCGCTCGTTGATCCAGTATCGGCGGCGCGAATTCATCCGAACGATCCCCAGCGACTCAGTCGAGCACTGGAAGTTTATCGCGTCAGCGGTCAGAGCATGACCGAGCTGCGACTGAGACAAAGTGCGCAAAGTACTGAAGCAGCCGCTTCGGGACTGCAACAATTGCCCTATACTGTCGCGAACTTGGCCATTGCTCCGGCAAATCGCCAAGTACTGCACGAGCGAATTAAACAAAGATTCACAGTTATGTTGGAACAGGGATTCATTGACGAGGTCGTAGCCCTGCGTAAGCGAAGTGACCTGCACTCAGGGTTGCCGTCGATACGTGCGGTAGGCTACCGACAAGTCTGGGACTACCTGGATGGCAAGCTGACACAAGCCGAGATGCAGGAGCGTGGAATCATTGCCACGCGCCAATTGGCAAAGCGTCAGTTCACCTGGCTGCGCAGTTGGGCTGATTTACACTGGCTGGACAGCCTGGATTGCGACAATCTGCCGCGCGCCTTGAAATACCTGGGGACCATCTCCATATTGAGCTGA
- the hfq gene encoding RNA chaperone Hfq, translated as MSKGHSLQDPYLNTLRKEKVGVSIYLVNGIKLQGTIESFDQFVILLKNTVSQMVYKHAISTVVPVRPIRLPSATESEAGDAEPGNA; from the coding sequence ATGTCAAAAGGGCATTCGCTACAAGACCCTTACTTGAATACTTTACGTAAAGAGAAAGTTGGGGTGTCCATCTACCTGGTCAACGGGATCAAACTGCAAGGCACGATCGAGTCTTTCGACCAGTTCGTTATCCTGCTGAAAAACACCGTCAGCCAGATGGTTTACAAACACGCTATCTCTACAGTGGTGCCGGTTCGTCCAATTCGTCTGCCTAGCGCAACCGAATCCGAAGCAGGTGACGCTGAGCCAGGTAACGCCTGA
- the hflX gene encoding ribosome rescue GTPase HflX: MFFERHGGGERVILVHLDGQDPEAREDPQEFQELANSAGAETVAFFNVPRHRPTAKFLIGSGKVEELRDLVHAEKADLVIFNHILTPSQERNLERVFECRVIDRTGLILDIFAQRARTHEGKLQVELAQLDHMSTRLVRGWTHLERQGGGIGMRGPGETQLETDRRLLRVRLRQIKGRLEKVRSQREQSRRGRMRADIPTVSLVGYTNAGKSTLFNNVTKSDVYAADQLFATLDPTLRRLELDDLGPIVLADTVGFIRHLPHKLVEAFRSTLEESSNSDLLLHVIDAAEPDRMLQIEQVMVVLGEIGAQDLPILEVYNKLDLLEGVEPQIQRDENGKPQRVWLSARDGSGLELLEQAIAELLGSELFIGTLRLPQRFARLRAQFFELGAVQKEEHDEEGVSLLAVRLPRSELNRLVSREGVVPTEFIEQHTLQ; the protein is encoded by the coding sequence TTGTTCTTTGAGCGCCACGGTGGTGGTGAGCGAGTGATCCTCGTTCACTTGGATGGACAGGACCCTGAGGCGCGCGAAGATCCGCAGGAGTTTCAGGAATTGGCTAATTCGGCCGGCGCCGAGACCGTTGCGTTTTTTAACGTGCCGCGTCATCGGCCAACCGCCAAATTCCTGATCGGTAGCGGCAAGGTCGAGGAACTGCGCGACCTGGTCCATGCCGAAAAGGCCGATCTGGTGATCTTCAATCACATCCTCACGCCCAGTCAGGAACGTAACCTCGAACGTGTTTTCGAGTGTCGCGTGATCGACCGCACCGGTCTGATTCTCGATATTTTCGCCCAGCGCGCCCGTACCCATGAAGGCAAGCTCCAGGTCGAACTGGCCCAGCTTGACCACATGAGCACCCGGCTGGTTCGTGGCTGGACTCACCTTGAGCGTCAAGGTGGCGGTATCGGCATGCGTGGCCCGGGTGAAACCCAGCTGGAAACCGACCGCCGCTTGCTGCGGGTTCGCCTGCGACAGATCAAAGGCCGGCTGGAAAAAGTGCGCAGCCAGCGCGAACAGTCGCGACGTGGCCGTATGCGTGCGGATATCCCTACCGTGTCTTTGGTGGGGTATACCAACGCCGGTAAATCCACGCTCTTCAATAACGTGACGAAATCCGACGTTTACGCGGCTGACCAGCTATTTGCCACGCTCGACCCGACCTTGCGCCGTCTGGAACTGGACGACCTGGGGCCGATTGTCCTGGCGGACACGGTGGGCTTCATTCGCCACTTGCCCCACAAGCTGGTCGAGGCATTTCGGTCTACCCTCGAAGAGTCGAGCAACTCCGATCTGTTGTTGCATGTGATTGATGCGGCCGAACCAGATCGGATGTTGCAGATCGAGCAGGTGATGGTGGTGCTGGGCGAGATTGGTGCCCAGGACTTGCCGATCCTCGAGGTCTATAACAAACTCGATTTGCTTGAAGGCGTTGAGCCACAAATCCAGCGCGACGAAAACGGCAAGCCTCAACGGGTCTGGCTGTCGGCGCGTGATGGCAGTGGTCTGGAATTGCTTGAGCAAGCCATTGCCGAGTTGCTGGGCAGTGAGTTGTTTATCGGTACCTTGCGCTTGCCTCAGCGTTTTGCGCGACTGCGTGCACAGTTTTTCGAGCTGGGCGCGGTTCAGAAAGAAGAACACGACGAAGAAGGTGTCAGCTTGCTGGCCGTTAGATTGCCTCGCTCAGAGCTCAATCGACTGGTCAGCCGTGAAGGCGTTGTGCCGACGGAGTTTATCGAGCAACACACTTTGCAATAA